ttatatataaaaaagataaagacaGATTACATATAGTCTACCACACTAGTTTTTAACCATACAAGAGGTGGTCGAAAAATTAAACTAGAGTTTTTTggacttaaaattttttttcagtgtaatttttatattaaaacaccTCATAATAATCttattatcttaataaatcAATCTCATAACTCAAATCACCTTAAAATTGGTTTTAAAATACATTCAAACCATGGAAAAAATCATCTTTTAACCctgatctattttttaaaacaagaaaggaataaaaaacaactcgatagaatttttcataaaacttctgacaataaaaacaattttttaatggccGAAATACAGTCCATAATGACTTTGTCTTGCTTTTGACATTTTACAAGACTTTCTCAcacttttgatattaaaaaaagaaaaagaaaatagaaggatAGCTAgactatttatataaacaatgtACGGTAAAGCAGCTGGTTTTTACCCAGTTTTATTTAATTCCTAAACGATATGCCACCATCTATGCTTTCACTTAAAGCTCATGGGGACTTCACGAGATTCATTTCATGCATTTCTTCGAGTGTAAGAACTCTATAAATAACTCATTTTCACATCGTTGGCTTGATCACAATTAATCCTACTCtcaacacacacaaaaatatGTTAATGGCAAAGCTTGCCGTCCCTCTTCTAagtcttttcttcttcctatcTTTTATCTCTTCTCAGGCAGCTCTTCCCCTCCAAACACCGATCCAGAAGGACCATTCAACCAGCCAATATGTCATCACTGCATACCTACAAACCCCTCTCAAGCTCACCAAATTGCTCTTGGACCTTGGCGCTACATACACCTGGGTAAATTGCGACGACTACACTTCCTCTACTTACCAACATGTCCCCTGTAACAGTTCCATCGCTAATTTACTTGGCGCTTATGCATGCTTGGACCTTTGCGACGGTCCGCCAAGTCCAAATTGTGGTAACAACTCTTTCCTCTTCCTCCCTGATAACCCCATCAAACCTGTTGACTACAGAAAAGTTAATGGCCTCAACACTGCCCTTATTGACTCCTTCGCCTTGCCCAACACTCAAGGTTCTCTTACTTTGAtcaataatttcatcttttcttgTGCTCGAACTGGTTTTCTCAAAGGCCTGGCTAAAGGTGTCACTGGCTTAGCAGCCTTGGGGGACTCAAATATATCTATCCCGATACAGATCAATAaagtcttctcttcttctccaaaTTGTTTTGCCATCTGCTTGTCAGGATCCAAATCTCAACCTGGCGTGGCTCTTTTTGGTAGCAATGGGCCTTATAATTTTTTGCCAGGGATTGACCTCTCAAAAGCACTTCTTTACACTCCTCTCATTTTGAACCCGTTTGGAAAAGATTCTGAACCAGATAAGCCCACACCCTCTTCTGAATATTATATAGGGTTGACTTCCATGAAAGTGAACGGAAAGATGGTGGCTTTGAACAGATCACTATTGGCCATTAATGGTAAGACTGGTTCTGGGGGTACCAAGATCAGCACTGTTGTGCCATACACGAAGTTACAGAGCTCTATTTACAAGGCTTTTATTCTGGCTTTTTTGAAGGAAGCAGCTTCATCTGCTTTCAATCTTACTACAACAAAGCCTGTTAAGCCATTCAGTGTCTGCTACCCTGCGAGTGCTGTTAAGAACACACAAATGGGACCTGCTGTACCAATAATAGATCTTGTGTTGGATAGACCAGATGTGGTTTGGAAGATATTTGGATCGAATTCTATGGTGAGGATTACGAAGAAAAGTGTTGACCTTTGGTGCCTGGGTTTTATGGATGCTGGGGTCAATACAGTGGTATCATATTGGGTTGGAAGTCCATCTATAGTGATTGGTGGCTATCAATTGGAGGATAACATGCTAAAATTCGATCTACAGTCAAAGAAATTGGGATTCAGCTCATCAATTTTGTCAGTAGGGACAAATTGTgccaaattcaaattttccaccAAATGAGTGTAAACTGATGATGTATAAATAACATCATGTTCGTTAAATGCATGCATGCGTTCTTGGATATTCTACCTTCTGTAATTTAATCATCCGAAGAAATTAAGGCCAATCTAGCTATGCAATAAAAGTTACCGctctcaaataaattaataaaaggatGTTTCTCagctagaaatatatatatgtgagtgttgtttttatttttaataaaaaaaaaagggttttacgtaatatatatatatatatatatatatatatatatatatatatatatatattaccccATTTGTCGTGGactagattaaatttttttaatatataaaaaatctaggtGATGATagcattttttataatatataaaatatctaactTGAGTTAGTGTGTTAAATCTGAGACCTAGTCATCTGAGTGAGATAaccttgtataaaaaaaattgaataaaacaatgaaCGTCAACTCTTaaataaactatataataaaaggcaaaactaaaaaaaaaatatcgaaaaaattcaagtcaatGCAGGTTAACTTAACTAACTTGCAACTTAAGACATAAGGtcaagataaccttatagaaatgAAAgcagaaaaaatcatgaagctcaagGCTCAATAACGTAATgtcaaattatgaaattgaaaaacaaatcaataaaaaaaaagattaaaaaaagtagcaataaaaataatgaggatcaaatctagtataaaaattaaattaaataatttaatgagggatgaaattgaaaaataaaataaatgaagaaaagaatttaaaaaaaaaggttaaaagaataaagaccgaATTAGATAAtagaattaaatgaaatcaaa
This genomic interval from Populus nigra chromosome 11, ddPopNigr1.1, whole genome shotgun sequence contains the following:
- the LOC133668252 gene encoding probable aspartic proteinase GIP1 encodes the protein MLMAKLAVPLLSLFFFLSFISSQAALPLQTPIQKDHSTSQYVITAYLQTPLKLTKLLLDLGATYTWVNCDDYTSSTYQHVPCNSSIANLLGAYACLDLCDGPPSPNCGNNSFLFLPDNPIKPVDYRKVNGLNTALIDSFALPNTQGSLTLINNFIFSCARTGFLKGLAKGVTGLAALGDSNISIPIQINKVFSSSPNCFAICLSGSKSQPGVALFGSNGPYNFLPGIDLSKALLYTPLILNPFGKDSEPDKPTPSSEYYIGLTSMKVNGKMVALNRSLLAINGKTGSGGTKISTVVPYTKLQSSIYKAFILAFLKEAASSAFNLTTTKPVKPFSVCYPASAVKNTQMGPAVPIIDLVLDRPDVVWKIFGSNSMVRITKKSVDLWCLGFMDAGVNTVVSYWVGSPSIVIGGYQLEDNMLKFDLQSKKLGFSSSILSVGTNCAKFKFSTK